The following proteins are encoded in a genomic region of Oncorhynchus gorbuscha isolate QuinsamMale2020 ecotype Even-year linkage group LG11, OgorEven_v1.0, whole genome shotgun sequence:
- the si:ch73-234b20.5 gene encoding vesicle-associated membrane protein 7 isoform X1, which yields MPIVYCCVERSNIILADLALRGGRFQEAALSFLRPLPFGALYRRSIQLDGFRYHILSEDGVSYVCVTELSYESRRAHEFLNQICSFFANSPLIKKAAFAQPYEFSSDLHQVLGQLMADYSSQQPASSKLESVQGQVNEVKVILKDNINKVLERGERLDDLVDKTHDLQATADSFQRTSTRVARKYWWKNTKMMIIIGVIVLIILILIILFATGVIPS from the exons ATGCCAATAGTGTATTGCTGTGTGGAAAGAAGCAACATCATCCTTGCTGATCTTGCGCTCAGAGGTGGAAGGTTTCAg GAGGCAGCATTGAGTTTTCTGAGACCGCTTCCGTTTGGAGCTCTCTATCGAAGGTCCATACAATTGGATGG GTTCAGATACCACATCCTGTCAGAGGATGGTGTGTCCTACGTCTGTGTGACAGAGCTCAGCTACGAGTCCAGGAGGGCCCATGAATTCCTTAAccag ATCTGCAGTTTCTTTGCTAACAGCCCCCTGATAAAGAAAGCAGCCTTTGCCCAGCCATATGAATTCAGCTCTGACCTGCATCAGGTGCTTGGACAGCTGATG gCTGACTACAGTTCTCAACAGCCAGCCTCCTCTAAGCTGGAATCGGTGCAGGGCCAAGTCAACGAAGTCAAAGTTATACTCAAAGACAACATTAACAAAGtgctggagaggggagagaggttagaTGACTTGGTTGACAAGACACATGACCTACAAGCAACC GCAGACTCCTTTCAGAGGACATCCACGCGGGTAGCCCGGAAGTACTGGTGGAAGAACACCAAGATGATGATCATCATTGGAGTGATAGTTCTGATCATTCTCATCCTCATCATCCTGTTTGCTACAGGTGTCATCCCCAGTTAA
- the si:ch73-234b20.5 gene encoding vesicle-associated membrane protein 8 isoform X2, with amino-acid sequence MADYSSQQPASSKLESVQGQVNEVKVILKDNINKVLERGERLDDLVDKTHDLQATADSFQRTSTRVARKYWWKNTKMMIIIGVIVLIILILIILFATGVIPS; translated from the exons ATG gCTGACTACAGTTCTCAACAGCCAGCCTCCTCTAAGCTGGAATCGGTGCAGGGCCAAGTCAACGAAGTCAAAGTTATACTCAAAGACAACATTAACAAAGtgctggagaggggagagaggttagaTGACTTGGTTGACAAGACACATGACCTACAAGCAACC GCAGACTCCTTTCAGAGGACATCCACGCGGGTAGCCCGGAAGTACTGGTGGAAGAACACCAAGATGATGATCATCATTGGAGTGATAGTTCTGATCATTCTCATCCTCATCATCCTGTTTGCTACAGGTGTCATCCCCAGTTAA